The Lacerta agilis isolate rLacAgi1 chromosome 16, rLacAgi1.pri, whole genome shotgun sequence genomic sequence ccctGGCGTGAGTACTGCCTACATCCACAGATACACCAAAGGGGGCAAGGAGAAGAGAATTGCTCGGAACACCTATCAGTGGTACCTGTTGGAGAGAGACAGGTGTGTGTCTGGAGTAAATCGCTACTATGACTCCAAGGGTTTGGAGAACATGAAGTAAAACCATGGTGCAATGAAAGCAACTTAATAAACATGTATTTGATAAAGTGTGGAGCATATTGATCATAATCTCAAGAGAGGACAGTAAGATTCTAATACTGTACCAATAaaattgcaataaagaaataaaatacaaaaaaaggagaaaacaggCATCTGTGatacaggtaaaaaaaaatcaaagcacaaCAGTAGGGAAGAGATTCCATCAAAATAGCtagctagaacaggggtcagcaaactttttcaacagggggccagtccactgtccctcagaccttgtggtgggctggactatattttgaaaaaaagaaagaaaatgaattcccatgccccacaaataacccagagatgcattttaaataaaagcacacattctgctcatgtaaaaacaccaggcaggccccacaaataacccagagatgcatttcaaatagaaggacacattctactcatgtaaaaacacacagattcccgaacggtccgtgggctggatttagaaggcgattgggccagatctggcccctgggccttagtttgcctacccatgagctagaTCATAGACAGATCAAGAGTTCCATGTTTCAAGGCGAGCTGATGAAAGTTGTTGCAAGTGGTGTTGGCATGTGTAATAAAGTTCCACTATACAGCAGGACTCGCCCTGAGTGATGCCTTCTTTGGAGGCCAGATCTACTGtccctcatagctgtcaagttttggatttgaaaataagggatcagcagcctcacctatcccggggacagtcacatggcagtggtgggcggagccagaagcaaaagtgggcggcactggtgtgaacgcgcgcagtaggcttactgtattttggaaatgctgcccgtgggctacgacgcctcggctgctcagcaagctccggataaaaagttacaaagcgtGCGCCGCTCCATCgtattgtaacgtttcaaagcaccagccgcccgttttcaaaggtagccaggctccccccccagctaaccctattgtctagctgaggggctcggcggcagctgataggggctgatgcagggggccaaatacgcccccctgtaagcacaggaaatggctcccgcttgctttgaggctgcaaggaggcgaggtcttcccagtccctggccagcagggggagggggaggagctgcttcctttgaaaaaacagaaaattaaagggatataaaaaataagggatggcagtgggaaactgcttgaaaaaaaggagattcccggggaaaacgggatacttgacagcactgctgtcCCTGTAGattgtgctgcctgaggcagtcgcctccgTGCTGGCCCTGCCATACTATGTGAAAAATGTCAGATTTAACTACCCTGCAGAGCTCGAAGATGACATATATTTACAAAAAATGGCCATAACCCAAATGTTTTAATGCCATATTCAGAGGTCCAAGCCTTATAGAAGTTTTCCACTTTGGCTTAATTGagaagttgcttttttaaaaaaaatcagaagatcTTTAAATAATATATCAGTGTTGCTTCCTTTGAAAATGGAGAGAAGGGCCAGTTGTGGTGACATCTCATTTTGTCCTCATATGATTATTGCAATTTTCTTTAAACGCTATGAACCAGAATTCACAAACCCTGGAACATTCCCGTCATAAGGGAAGGAGGGTATTGTGGCCTCCACAGCTGCGCCAGTGATCAGGGTTCACATCAGATACGAATACAAGAGATTTGAACTGCtgttctgtatatatatatatacacacacatgcatatacacacacacacacacacatactcagactgcttttaatgttttttatagaaaaacagaatataaatatattgaagaaataaaatatattgaagaaataaaaaaggaaataaataccaGGGGGCTCCAAGGAAGACAAAAAAGGAAATGTGTTTAATTAGATGAGTAAATTAACTGGTGTGTGGGACTCCGATATACATATATTGCCTCAATCTCTATTGTCTGTTCTATTAGATCACATTGGCTATCAGAGTTTGAAGCTCCCAATAAACTAGAAAAATAATGAGACTGTCCAGAAATATTgcttttgtttccttcctgtttctTCACCATTCATCTGAAGATCTTCTGTTATTAAAAAAATCTATGTTGCACCAAAGTCAGGCAGTTCTGAAGCTGAAATGAGATCCAATGAATAATCTATATGAATTAGGTTCAAaggcaataaaaatattttgtgtattttaaagGGTAATTTGTTTATGGAAGAGACAGAAAACAAAAAAGTGATTATGTGTAACTGGATTGCCATTGACCTTCCAGCTGTTAATTATGGCTCTCACACCCTCTGCTGgcttgttttgtggttttaatgAGATCACCGGAAGAAAAGAGCCTCCGATTCCATTAAAGGGAAACTATTTTGTCATACTGTTTCAAAGCAATGTGAAACCACCagggaaagcaaaagaaagaaatatgcagTAGTGGAAGTGGGTAAATACAAAAAGACAAGTATTAAGtaccattctcaaagaaatcagccctgagtactcactagaaggacagatcctgaagttgaggctccagtactttggccacctcatgagacgagaagaatccctagaaaagaccctgatgttgggaaagatggagggcacaaggagaaggggacgacagaggatgagatggttggacagtgttctcgaagctactaacatgagtttggccaaactgcgagaggcagtgaaggataggcgtgcctggcgtgctctggtccatggggtcacgaagagtcggacacgactgaacgactgaacaacaacaacaagtaccaGGAAATAATATTCCACTATTTCTAagtcaaaatgaataaaaaaaattccagtagcaccttagagaccaactactgtaaatttgttctgggtataagctttcgtgtgcatgcacacttcttcagatacactgaaacagaagtcaccagacccttatatatcgtgggagggtggggtagggtttttctcagaagagtagtaggagatgggtgattcactcaatgggtatggtaaacctgttgacgactgtcaatgactgcaattagtcctacaggaaaaagcaagggatagtgtgcagatgaccaaaaatagctttagcaaatgtaatgagacaagaatccaatatctctattcagatcaggtctctccatagttttcagtctagtaataagttgtaattcagcaacttctcttttaagtctat encodes the following:
- the LOC117061162 gene encoding NADH dehydrogenase [ubiquinone] 1 alpha subcomplex subunit 1-like, with product MWYEILPGLGLMYMCLVIPLCIPGVSTAYIHRYTKGGKEKRIARNTYQWYLLERDRCVSGVNRYYDSKGLENMK